Proteins encoded in a region of the Hypomesus transpacificus isolate Combined female chromosome 17, fHypTra1, whole genome shotgun sequence genome:
- the LOC124479080 gene encoding galectin-3-binding protein A-like, translating to MQTCAITFPWCFLLLLLHVSGLDSVSVRGNLFTRGSGGTPLEDDVRLVGGRVLSEGRVEIYHNGKWGTVCDDGWDLAEAQVVCRQLQFPAAEAAVSGGTYGEGSGSIWLDDMDCKGTEKSLSSCTFKDWALTDCSHKEDAGVVCETGSNMSSTVHLLDHRHGLSEELGQLFDSGEGCDVDILVQSPTGNRLDNGSLEMEERNICMHRLVLFLFPQFNVTLRARKFTIEVSQPCQTYVTSFIRYLYTRQTEVTVSSAHCLHQLASEFGVTQLMEDTGRLFTVLLPEDRTFHTQVALYQYSVETGDLVLQENCLQYLSWNFEDLTSSPAWMDLSINALQALLSRSDLVVPDEAFLLQALESWISGRENSVDLDDQNALLGQIRFPMIPAEKLYDLQFTSQLYKSHEKLYSDGVLKGFELNVLLFGKLKKHADFKGEEFDYQPRIYTAEPWSLNINNTKNDSPYRRQVYNQRRGYYQYKEYYPNTAKSFSTPVHSSLVFQDNKISWTADVYLNRQQCPSCESLPAAKLSTRNTIDQSTIRYSNRLLILCQEKYVSHVQDFKDNLALVPNNNSSQLAYPCPDEQYAYRFVVRPEYF from the exons atgcagacttgTGCAATCACATTCCCTTGGTGCTTTTTGCTGTTGCTGCTTCATGTCTCTGGGCTAGACTCTGTCTCAGTAAGAGGAAACCTATTCA CGAGAGGCTCGGGCGGGACTCCCCTGGAGGACGACGTGAGGCTGGTGGGAGGGCGAGTGCTATCGGAGGGCCGAGTGGAGATTTACCACAACGGCAAATGGGGAACGGTGTGTGACGATGGCTGGGACCTGGCAGAGGCCCAGGTGGTGTGTCGGCAGCTGCAGTTCCCTGCTGCTGAAGCTGCAGTCTCTGGAGGAACCTACGGAGAGG GTTCTGGATCCATCTGGCTGGATGATATGGACTGCAAAGGAACAGAAAAATCCTTATCCAGTTGTACCTTCAAAGATTGGGCGTTAACAGACTGCTCCCACAAGGAAGATGCTGGGGTCGTTTGTGAGACCG GCAGCAATATGAGCAGCACAGTCCATCTGCTGGACCATCGCCATGGCCTGTCTGAGGAGCTGGGCCAGCTGTTTGATTCTGGGGAGGGGTGTGACGTGGACATCCTGGTCCAGAGTCCTACTGGGAACAGACTGGATAACGGTTCCttagagatggaggagaggaacatcTGCATGCACAGGCTGGTCCTCTTCCTTTTCCCACAGTTCAATGTTACCCTTCGAGCCCGAAAATTCACCATTGAAGTGAGCCAGCCCTGTCAGACATATGTCACTAGCTTCATCAG GTACCTTTACACTCGCCAGACCGAGGTGACTGTCTCCTCGGCCCACTGCCTCCATCAGCTGGCGTCCGAGTTTGGGGTGACGCAGCTGATGGAGGATACCGGCAGGCTCTTCACTGTGCTGCTCCCTGAGGACAGAACCTTCCACACCCAGGTGGCCCTCTACCAGTACTCTGTGGAGACTGGGGATCTCGTGCTCCAGGAGAACTGTCTTCAGTACCTGTCCTGGAACTTTGAGGATCTGACCAGCTCCCCTGCTTGGATGGATCTTTCCATAAACGCGCTGCAGGCCCTTCTGTCTCGCTCGGACCTGGTGGTGCCAGATGAGGCTTTCCTCCTGCAGGCCCTGGAGAGCTGGATCTCAGGAAGGGAAAACTCAGTCGACCTGGATGACCAGAATGCCCTGCTGGGGCAAATCCGCTTTCCTATGATCCCTGCTGAGAAGCTCTACGACTTGCAGTTCACCTCTCAGCTGTACAAGAGCCACGAGAAGCTGTACAGCGACGGCGTACTGAAGGGCTTCGAGCTTAACGTCTTGCTCTTTGGCAAGCTGAAGAAGCATGCGGACTTCAAGGGGGAGGAGTTTGACTACCAACCCAGGATCTACACAGCTGAACCATGGAGCCTCAACATCAACAATACCAAAAATGACTCGCCATACAGGAGACAGGTGTATAATCAACGTAGAGGTTATTACCAGTATAAAGAATACTATCCGAACACAGCTAAATCATTCAGCACTCCTGTCCACAGTAGCCTTGTCTTTCAGGACAACAAGATCAGCTGGACTGCAGATGTCTATCTGAATCGTCAACAATGTCCAAGTTGTGAGTCCCTTCCCGCAGCGAAACTGTCCACCCGAAATACAATAGACCAAAGCACCATTCGCTACAGTAACAGGCTGCTGATACTGTGTCAGGAAAAGTATGTGTCTCATGTCCAAGACTTCAAGGACAACCTGGCCTTGGTGCCCAATAATAATAGCAGCCAGTTGGCCTACCCCTGCCCTGATGAACAGTATGCCTACCGCTTTGTAGTGAGACCTGAGTACTTCTAA
- the LOC124479938 gene encoding metalloproteinase inhibitor 2-like: MTWTVSSCYITLALLFLWRVEEIAEACSCSPAHPQQAFCNADVVIRAKVIAGNEVDSGNDVYGNPIKRIKYDIKQIKMFKGPNRDIDAIFTAPSSAMCGMTLETNGKKEYLFTGKLETDGTMHVTLCDFIESWEALSATQKKSLTQRYDMGCDCKITRCTSIPCMISAPEECLWTDWVIEKSISGPQAKHFSCIKRSDGSCAWYRGSAPPKKEFMDIEEP; the protein is encoded by the exons ATGACCTGGACAGTTAGCAGTTGTTATATTACTCTAGCCCTCCTATTCCTTTGGCGGGTCGAAGAAATAGCAGAGGCTTGCAGTTGCTCCCCTGCTCATCCTCAACAGGCTTTTTGCAATGCAGACGTCG TGATCAGGGCAAAAGTGATCGCTGGCAACGAGGTTGACTCTGGCAACGATGTCTACGGCAACCCCATCAAACGGATCAAGTATGACATCAAACAGATCAAG ATGTTCAAAGGACCTAACCGGGACATTGACGCAATCTTCACAGCCCCCTCCTCAGCCATGTGTGGGATGACTCTGGAGACCAATGGAAAAAAGGAGTACCTTTTCACAG GCAAGCTTGAGACTGATGGGACAATGCATGTGACTCTGTGCGACTTCATTGAATCTTGGGAGGCCTTAAGTGCCACACAGAAGAAGAGCTTGACTCAGCGCTATGACATGGGCTGTGACTGCAAG ATCACACGGTGCACCTCCATCCCCTGTATGATCAGCGCCCCGGAGGAGTGTCTGTGGACAGACTGGGTGATTGAGAAGAGCATCAGCGGACCACAGGCCAAACACTTTTCCTGCATCAAGAGGAGTGATGGTTCCTGTGCCTGGTACAGAGGATCTGCACCTCCCAAGAAGGAGTTCATGGACATCGAGGAACCCTAG
- the usp36 gene encoding ubiquitin carboxyl-terminal hydrolase 36, whose translation MPIVDKLKEALKPGRKDSSDEGDLNKLLASSAKKVLLQKIEFEPASKGFSYQLDSLKTKYVILNPRIEGASGHRALEPAQIKRQVSENVIGGQGDGIPAPQKMLFPGNRLSMRWERVYRVGAGLHNLGNTCFLNSTVQCLTYTPPLANYLLSKEHSRACHQSGFCMMCVMQNHIIQAFANTGNAIKPVSFIRDLKKIARHFRFGSQEDAHEFLRYTIDAMQKACLNGYPKLDRQTQATTLVHQIFGGYLRSRVKCSICKSVSDTYDPYLDIAVEIRQAANIVRALELFVKPDVLSGENAYMCAKCKKKVPATKRFTVHRTSNVLTVSLKRFANFSGGKITKDVGYPEFLNIRPYMSQSSGDPVMYGLYAVLVHSGYSCHAGHYYCYVKASNGQWYQMNDSMVHSSNIKVVLNQQAYVLFYLRLGDTKKNVDGQITKQGMMHSGKNSMSSEPLRKTNLNGPLSSPQVTKKLEPAQLRKIQSMDGGLGVPISRNGVSIQQPKLSNGISSAYGPPKVPGGPTMIEEPFKKLKKPFPQSQAPSQAQSRCSTPAISNGVARSDGGRHSGNEGRGMAASTSLKSLSDSSSAEASDSKDSIGPKSAPVGETSTAPRTGSNGMASPAKSADRLGTEEQKTVKLKPPALNNISSEATSTMSPPPAKKLALSAKKASRSRTQSSTDAPPRQPPSDPTHPAQLHTLTSASPTQTPRAGPFHSSKLQSPPTAPTHSGLPLKHQSPEKQSPVSAMQKPNSNSSPKTNGLHCPSPKPPRASLPEPGLRSPPGHADDTTSPPPKKKKRKKRRRSEMEEEPASAPEPLQVEPASEKKRKKRKKKRRREEEESGDGSSIKRECVQSHLEPLTQEEDWCQGGAWSLKPPGPEQAQPQAQPQAQPQAQPQAQPQAQAQPVDAPAPASPAKAPLVPLQPQGAQGSDATSGLKRRKKKKRKKNRPEDTASACLVPGSIAGRKHAVAEHDAGESVEPKRKQRRKKRRLKEEPSLWEESRRPADHPSTEPQAAETSPAEKTVETAKSSRAGTASVVVWDSQVKEGYRRSQGPADEHEGSKDTPRPAPLAWDGNKSSSVVEELLKNSADKAYGAQVLSWEGEASATSRDAIEDARNAKYDTVIDEWDEDFDSGKVKKMKKYKREKWRSGNSFQMIQDRKSMWSVTPGGKRSCFGFRR comes from the exons ATGCCGATAGTGGACAAACTCAAGGAGGCCCTGAAACCTGGACGAAAGGACTCCAGCGATGAAGGCGACCTCAACAAACTGCTGGCCTCTTCTGCCAAGAAGGTTCTTCTGCAGAAGATTGAGTTTGAGCCTGCCAGCAAGGGCTTCTCTTACCAGCTGGACAGCCTGAAGACCAAGTATGTGATCCTCAACCCCAGAATTGAGGGCGCCTCAGGACACAGGGCCCTAGAACCTGCCCAGATCAAGCGGCAAG TGTCTGAGAATGTGATTGGAGGCCAGGGTGACGGGATCCCAGCCCCTCAGAAGATGCTGTTTCCTGGGAACAGGCTGTCTATGAGATGGGAGCGTGTTTACAGAGTGGGAGCCGGCCTCCACAACCTGGGCAACACCTGCTTCCTCAACTCTACGGTGCAGTGTCTCACCTATACGCCTCCCCTGGCCAACTACCTTCTCTCTAAGGAGCACAGCCGTGCCT GCCACCAGTCAGGTTTCTGTATGATGTGTGTAATGCAGAACCACATCATCCAAGCCTTTGCCAACACGGGCAACGCCATCAAGCCTGTCTCCTTCATCAGAGACCTGAAGA AAATCGCCAGACATTTTCGCTTCGGGAGCCAGGAGGACGCCCATGAATTCTTGCGCTACACCATCGATGCCATGCAGAAAGCCTGTCTGAATGGCTACCCCAA gttagacaggcagacacaggccACCACCTTGGTCCACCAGATCTTCGGAGGTTATCTCAGGTCGCGAG tcaagTGTTCCATTTGCAAAAGTGTGTCAGACACTTACGACCCTTACCTGGATATTGCTGTTGAGATTCGG CAAGCAGCAAACATCGTGCGAGCTCTCGAACTGTTTGTCAAGCCTGATGTTCTTAGTGGAGAGAATGCTTACATGTGTGCCAA GTGTAAGAAGAAGGTGCCGGCAACCAAACGCTTCACGGTCCATCGGACGTCCAACGTGCTGACCGTCTCTCTCAAGAGGTTCGCTAACTTCAGTGGAGGGAAGATTACCAAGGACGTGGGCTACCCCGAGTTCCTGAACATCCGGCCCTACATGTCTCAGAGCTCCGGGGACCCAGTCATGTACGGCCTCTACGCCGTCCTGGTGCATTCTGGGTACAGCTGCCACGCCGGCCACTACTACTGTTATGTCAAG GCTAGTAATGGGCAATGGTACCAGATGAATGACTCCATGGTCCATTCTAGCAACATCAAAGTAGTACTTAACCAGCAGGCTTATGTCCTCTTTTACCTAAG GCTTGGGGACACCAAGAAGAACGTGGATGGGCAAATCACAAAGCAGGGAATGATGCATTCGGGGAAGAACAGCATGTCATCTGAGCCACTGAGAAAGACCAACCTGAAtgggcccctctcctccccacaggtCACCAAG AAGCTGGAACCGGCCCAGCTGCGCAAAATCCAGTCCATGGACGGGGGTTTGGGTGTTCCTATATCGAGAAATGGTGTCAGCATTCAGCAGCCCAAGCTGTCCAATGGTATATCTTCTGCTTACGGCCCCCCCAAAGTACCGGGGGGTCCCACCATGATCGAGGAGCCCTTCAAAAAGCTGAAGAAGCCCTTCCCCCAGAGCCAGGCCCCGAGCCAGGCGCAGTCCCGCTGCAGCACCCCTGCCATCTCCAACGGCGTGGCGAGGTCTGACGGAGGGAGGCACAGTGGGAACGAGGGCAGGGGCATGGCAGCATCTACCTCACTCAAGTCCCTGTCAGACTCGTCCTCAGCGGAAGCCTCTGACTCcaag GATTCTATTGGTCCTAAAAGTGCTCCGGTCGGAGAGACCTCCACCGCTCCCAGGACCGGTTCCAACGGCATGGCCTCCCCAGCCAAGAGTGCCGACCGGCTGGGCACAGAGGAGCAGAAGACTGTCAAGCTAAAACCCCCGGCCCTTAACAACATCTCATCAGAAGCCACCAGCACCATGTCCCCCCCACCCGCCAAGAAACTGGCTCTGTCAGCCAAGAAG GCCAGTCGCAGCCGGACTCAGAGCAGCACTGATGCTCCGCCACGCCAGCCACCAAGTGACCCCACGCACCCAGCTCAACTTCACACTCTCACCTCCGCTTCACCCACCCAAACCCCCAG ggctGGCCCATTCCATTCATCCAAACTGCAGTCTCCACCCACAGCCCCCACCCACTCAGGCCTCCCACTCAAACACCAGAGTCCAGAGAAACAGTCCCCCGTCTCCGCCATGCAAAAACCAAACTCCAACTCCTCTCCCAAAACCAACGGGCTTCACTGCCCGTCTCCAAAGCCCCCCAGAGCCAGCCTCCCGGAGCCAGGCCTGAGAAGCCCCCCAGGGCACGCCGACGACACCACCTCCCCTCCGccaaaaaagaagaagaggaagaaacgCCGGCGTTCCGAGATGGAGGAAGAGCCAGCCAGCGCCCCTGAACCCCTGCAGGTCGAGCCTGCCAgcgagaagaagaggaagaaaaggaagaaaaagagacggagggaggaggaggagagtggagacgGATCCTCCATCAAGAGGGAGTGCGTGCAGTCCCATCTGGAACCCCTTACCCAGGAAGAGGACTGGTGCCAGGGCGGGGCCTGGAGCCTCAAACCTCCAGGCCCGGAGCAGGCCCAGCCGCAAGCCCAGCCGCAGGCCCAGCCGCAGGCCCAGCCGCAGGCCCAGCcgcaggcccaggcccagcctgTGGACGCTCCGGCCCCAGCGTCCCCTGCGAAGGCCCCGCTGGTCCCTCTGCAGCCTCAGGGAGCACAGGGGTCTGATGCCACGTCGGgtttgaagaggaggaagaagaagaaaaggaaaaagaatCGACCGGAGGACACCGCATCAGCATGTTTAGTTCCAGGAAG CATTGCAGGGAGAAAGCACGCAGTCGCGGAGCACGACGCCGGAGAGTCTGTGGAGCCGAAGAgaaagcagaggaggaagaagcgGAGGCTAAAAGAGGAGCCCAGCCTGTGGGAGGAGAGCAGGCGCCCAGCGGACCACCCCAGCACGGAGccccaggctgcagagaccTCTCCTGCAGAGAAGACCGTGGAGACTGCCAAGAGCAGCAGAGCCGGGACAG CTTCAGTGGTGGTGTGGGACAGCCAGGTGAAGGAGGGCTACAGGCGATCCCAGGGCCCTGCGGACGAGCATGAGGGGAGCAAGGACACGCCCCGCCCTGCCCCCCTGGCCTGGGACGGTAACAAGAGCAGCAGCGTGGTGGAGGAGCTCCTGAAGAACTCTGCAGACAAGGCCTACGGAGCCCAAG TCCTCAGCTGGGAAGGAGAGGCCTCTGCCACTAGTAGGGATGCCATAGAGGATGCCCGCAATGCCAAATATGACACGGTGATCGATGAGTGGGACGAGGATTTTGACAGTGGAAAG GTGAAGAAGATGAAGAAgtataaaagagagaagtggaggagtGGCAACAGCTTCCAGATGATCCAGGACAGGAAGAGCATGTGGTCCGTCACTCcgggggggaagaggagctgCTTTGGGTTCCGCCGCTGA